Below is a genomic region from Candidatus Melainabacteria bacterium RIFOXYA2_FULL_32_9.
ATCCTGTTATTTCAATGTTTATAATTATTAATGTAGGTAAAAGATTTCTTGTTATTTTTCTTAATATTTTATTTATATGTGTGGTTATGAAAAATTAGTAAAAAGGTAGTATGAAAAAAATATTTATATATAGTTTTTTGTTTCTTTTCTTATTAACTGGTTGTAGTGTTGGGCAAAATAGTAGTACTGGAAGCAGTAAAATATCAAAAAATGCCAAAATACTCCTAAATAAAGGAATTGATGAAATAGAATCAGGTGATATAAAAGAGGCTACTAATTCTTTTAATCAGTTAGTAAATAAATATCCTGATTTTGCTGTTGGCTATTATAATCTTGGGCTTGTGTATGCTCAAAGTAATGAGCTATATAAAGCAATCAATTCGTGGGAGCAAGCAGTAATACTTGATAATTCATATGCAGATGCATATTATAATTTGGGATTGGCTTATAAATCCATGCATAATAATAAAAAAGCTATTGAAAATTTCTCTAATTATATAGCTTTACGGCCAAATGATGCTGGTATTGATCTTGTCAAAAAGGAATTAAACGAACTACAAGAACCTTATCAGGGTAAAGGAATAATTGGTCGAGTATCTTTATCAGATAATGCTGATTTCAAGAATAAGATTGTTTTAAGTCCTAAAAATTTCTTTAAGCCTGATACTGCGTGTATTTACGCAGCTATAGAGATTGCAAATGCACCTAAAAATACTGATTTGAAAGTTATTTGGTATTATTTAACATCTGATAATCAAAAAGTGCCGGTGAACTTGTTAAAATTTGTGCTTGAGGATTCTAAAAATGTGCTTTTATCCCTAAATAAGCCTGAAGAGGACTGGCCTATCGGAAAATACGAACTGGATATTATCGTTAATGGCAAAATAAATGACATTATTCCTTTTGAGGTTCTAAAATAATTGAGTTATTTTTGTAAATTGGGGAAGGTTTATGCCATCAGGAAAAATGCATGACAGTATAGCTTTTATATCTATTATTCCTATGTTTTTACTGGGTGGCTGTGTGTTTAATAATAATCCTCAACATATATATGTTTTTGCGTTTGCTGTTACTTTTAGTCAATTAATGTTCGGACCTGATTTGGATGTACAGAGTAGGCAGTATAAGAGATGGGGGCTTTTGAGATGGATTTGGCTTCCATATATGAAGTTATTTGCTCATAGATCAAGATTCACACATGGTATAATATTTGGTCCTATTTTTAGGTTTATTTATCTCTTAATTGTTCTTATATTGCTTTTTATATCAACTGTATTTGTTATAGGTCATTTATTAGGTAATAATTTTTTCTTATCATTGTTATTTAGTGTTAATCAAGTTGTCAGAGACGCTGATATATCGAGTTTTACTCCTTTTTTATTACCATTTATTTTTGGTATATTTCTTGGTGCAGCAATTCACACTATAACAGACAAGGTTTTTTCTTTTTTTAAAAATCTTGTCTAATATAAATTTTTGAACGTTTATTTGCAGTTTTCGGTATTTATAAAATTTTTAAAATCGCCCAAACTGTCATTACGATGTGGCTATGCCACGGTCACATTGTCATCAATCTTTCTTTAATATACAAGAATCATTGATAATGGGTTTTTGGCATCGTGGTAATCTTTCTAATGTTCACCATATAGATTGCCACGCCTGCGTTGCAGGCTCGCAATGACATACTATATTATTAGTTTATTTTAACATTTTCTAGGCAAGCACCATATTTAAATCTTAATTTTAACTAATCTAAGTGTCTGGATCCAGGGCTGTTCTGGATGAACTATCTTGAAAAAGAGTATTAGAGTTGTTGTTTTCAAACAGATTTGCTATAGCATCTCCAAAATAATATAGTCCAGCTAAAGATAAGGCTAAAAAGACAGCTGCAACTGCTATGAATTCTACTAGATTTTGCCCTTTTAACTTTCTACTTTTTGAGCTCATTTATTATCTCCAGTTTCTTATTAAGAGATTATTCTTATTATAATTATACCTCTCAATATAATGTCTTCAACTTATTATTAGTTATTTTGCTTTTTTTAACATAGGGTACAAAGCTATTAAGTCTGCTTTATATGTTTACATAACCCTTCTGTCTAATTGATTATTTATGTATAAGGATTTATTTATTTAAGAGATGTTTAGTTCAATATTATCTTTTAAATTTATTGAGAGTGATAAATAAAAATTTGATGGAGGGGGTTATGGTTAGGTTCTTAGTTTTGTCAGTATCATTATTAATAGCTATTACTAGTAATTTTATGCAGTCAAGTATTGCTCAGGTTGCTCCCGGGAAGCAAGTATCTGAACCTGAAGTTAAAAAATATGAATTAACTGATGAAGTTAAAGATAATGCAATATTGGCCATTTCGAGAACGACATTAACTAATGAAACAACAAAAGTTGGTGATCCATTTTCTGCAGCAGTAGTCGAAGACTTAGTGGTAGGTAATAACATTATAGTACCGTCAGGGAGCGTTCTTACAGGCCAAGTTACTGAAGTAAGAGAACCAAGTAGGAGGCCTATTAATAAGAACGGTCTTATTAAGATATCAATTAATCAGATTACAACACCTGATTGCCAGGTTATCACACTTGAGGGAAATGAGGTTTTAGGCTTAGCAATTTCTCAATATGCAAAAACATTAAGGAGAAGGGTTGTTGAGAGAATACCCACTCTTGCTGTTACTAATGGTGTGTCAATTCCTCTAAACGAAGAAACTGATTTAAATGGTGGAGTTGTGTATGCTATAAGCACAGGAGCAAGAATGGTTACAGGGTTTGCTACAGGATTAGTAGTTCCAGACCCAGGAAGAACAAGAATCGTATCTGCTTTTAGGATGGCTGCATTTGAAACACCTATTGGAACAGCATATCAGTTTTTGGGTAAAGGTTATCCTGTAAATATAAATTGTGGAGATAGTATTGTTCTTAATTTTGATGAACCAACCATTGCGAAGATTCAGGAACAATATACAGTAGCTCAGACAGCACAGCCTACTACAGCAGCAAAATAAGTAAAATTAAAGTTTAATATAAATAATAAAGTAGCTAAATTATAGCTACTTTATTATTCCTGTATTTAATAATGCTTTTATATTTTCCCGCATTGCAGTTTGAATTGCATCTATATTATCATTACCATTTAATGTAATAAAATCATATTCACTAGACATTTTGGTGTATTCTTCGGTAATTCTGCTTTGATAAATTTTAAAGCTTTCGTAAAAATCTGTACTTAATCCTATATCACGTCCTGACTCAAAATAATCAAGGCCACTTGTAGAAATTATTCGCTTTAAAAGTATATCTACCGGTGTTTGTAGATAAAAAACGAGGTCTGGAGTTGGAGCAAAATCATATAATTTTCTTACCCATACTGGACTAACTCCTCTAACAACGTCTCTTGCAAATGCAGTATATGTATACCTATCTGTAAGCACAATTAAACCGGCTCTTAATGCAGGAATAATATTATGTTCAAGCCTATCTGCAAAATCCGCTGCATACATAAGACTAAATGTATTAGCATTTAATAAATTCTGCTCTTTAGCCTTGTCAATTACTCTACCTATGAGTCTTGAAGTTTTCCACTCACTTACCATTACTCCATAGCTTTCAATTGCAAGCCATTCACGCAGTTTATTTATCTGAGAAGATCTTCCTGATCCATCAGTCCCCTCTATTACTATTAGTAGCCCTGGATGACCGTGCTTTGTTTTTGGGTTAAGTATGCTCATAATGATTTTAGACTTTTATTCCTTTTTCACTAAGTTTTTTTCTTACAATATCTCTAAATAATAATTGCTGGTTATGAATGGTTTCTCCTGCATTAATTTGAATAAGACCAAATTCATCTACCATTCTATCGTATTCAGTTATTACCTTGCCTTGAAATAATTTATAGCTTTCATAAATATCATTACTTAAATGTAAATCCATTCCGGCTTCATAAAACTTGGGTTCACGGTTTAAGCAGATTCTATCAAGCGAGGTCTTAACTGGAACTTTAAAATATAAAGATAAATCTGGCTTTACAGAAAAACCATACATATTCCTAACCCAGTTAGGATCAACACCCCTT
It encodes:
- a CDS encoding dTMP kinase, producing MSILNPKTKHGHPGLLIVIEGTDGSGRSSQINKLREWLAIESYGVMVSEWKTSRLIGRVIDKAKEQNLLNANTFSLMYAADFADRLEHNIIPALRAGLIVLTDRYTYTAFARDVVRGVSPVWVRKLYDFAPTPDLVFYLQTPVDILLKRIISTSGLDYFESGRDIGLSTDFYESFKIYQSRITEEYTKMSSEYDFITLNGNDNIDAIQTAMRENIKALLNTGIIK
- a CDS encoding dTMP kinase, with amino-acid sequence MRLNKDHNLSGTLIVVEGIDGSGKSTQLALLRDWLTSVLGDIIFTEWNSSKLISETIKEAKKKNILSPRTFSLLHAIDFADRLEQIIVPPLKAGFIVLADRYVYTAFARDVARGVDPNWVRNMYGFSVKPDLSLYFKVPVKTSLDRICLNREPKFYEAGMDLHLSNDIYESYKLFQGKVITEYDRMVDEFGLIQINAGETIHNQQLLFRDIVRKKLSEKGIKV